A region from the Halobacillus mangrovi genome encodes:
- a CDS encoding glycoside hydrolase family 32 protein codes for MSHEKFRPQYHFSPRKNWINDPNGLCYFNGEYHLFYQYHPHSKVWGPMHWGHAVSTDLIQWEHLPVALYPDELGQIFSGSVVVDHLNTSGLQVDQRKVMVAIFTHHKEGHETQSIAYSRDEGRTWEKYHLNPVLDNPGLKDFRDPKVFWNETHWVMSLACGDHIRFYRSEDLLNWTYLSSFGHEYGAHGGVWECPDLIRFQTDAGEKWVLIVSINPGGPNGGSAIQYFTGSFDGKMFKPDQSKEVVKWADYGRDFYAAVTWSNLAEPLWIGWMNNWQYANEGPTHPFRGSMSIPRKLYLKEVEGKTMLVQKPIEVTPLLKERTESECICLKPEHAFSRVIQRQSSFQATIKSGFVAFDLSIKGEGEQLTINFNPFKQCLKVDRTGLKLVQFSKEFASVDSMSVKYVNDFHLFIDECSIEIFINQGTKVMTELFYMNGDSFTLEWKANKTELQAKYRLEEISSIYEPALSHFEGRV; via the coding sequence ATGAGTCATGAGAAATTTCGACCACAGTATCATTTTAGCCCGAGAAAAAACTGGATCAATGACCCGAACGGACTTTGTTACTTTAACGGAGAATATCACTTATTTTACCAATACCATCCTCATAGCAAAGTCTGGGGGCCTATGCATTGGGGGCATGCCGTAAGTACTGACCTTATTCAGTGGGAGCACTTGCCGGTAGCCTTATATCCAGATGAACTTGGACAAATCTTCTCTGGAAGTGTCGTAGTGGATCACCTAAATACAAGTGGTTTGCAGGTGGATCAACGAAAAGTGATGGTAGCTATCTTTACTCATCATAAGGAAGGTCATGAAACACAAAGCATTGCTTATTCGAGAGATGAAGGGCGGACATGGGAGAAATACCATCTCAATCCAGTCCTTGATAATCCAGGCTTGAAAGACTTCCGTGATCCAAAGGTGTTCTGGAATGAAACTCACTGGGTCATGTCCCTTGCATGTGGAGACCATATTCGCTTTTACCGCTCAGAGGATCTGCTGAATTGGACTTATTTGTCTTCGTTTGGACATGAATATGGAGCACATGGAGGTGTTTGGGAATGTCCTGATCTTATTCGTTTTCAAACGGACGCAGGAGAAAAATGGGTTCTGATTGTAAGTATTAACCCTGGTGGACCCAATGGTGGCTCTGCAATTCAGTACTTTACTGGTAGCTTTGACGGAAAAATGTTCAAACCTGACCAATCAAAAGAGGTAGTCAAGTGGGCCGACTATGGCAGGGATTTTTATGCAGCTGTAACATGGAGTAACCTAGCTGAACCCTTATGGATCGGGTGGATGAATAACTGGCAATATGCGAATGAAGGGCCGACACATCCATTTAGAGGATCAATGTCCATTCCCAGGAAACTTTATTTAAAAGAAGTAGAAGGAAAGACGATGCTTGTACAAAAGCCTATAGAAGTTACTCCTTTATTGAAAGAAAGGACAGAATCAGAATGTATTTGTCTTAAACCTGAGCATGCTTTTTCCCGGGTAATTCAAAGACAGAGTTCCTTTCAAGCGACTATTAAGTCTGGTTTTGTTGCTTTCGATCTCTCTATAAAAGGTGAGGGAGAGCAATTGACAATTAATTTTAATCCTTTCAAACAATGTTTAAAAGTAGATCGTACTGGGCTGAAACTGGTTCAGTTTTCTAAGGAGTTTGCAAGCGTCGATTCAATGTCTGTTAAATATGTAAATGATTTCCATTTATTCATTGATGAGTGCTCCATAGAGATTTTCATAAATCAAGGAACTAAAGTAATGACTGAACTGTTCTATATGAATGGGGATTCGTTTACGTTGGAATGGAAAGCGAACAAAACAGAATTACAAGCTAAATATAGGTTGGAAGAGATAAGTTCTATTTATGAACCTGCTTTATCTCACTTTGAGGGGAGGGTATAA
- a CDS encoding carbohydrate ABC transporter permease codes for MEMKANRLSKTQSSPKRFLSMLKKYKLETAMILPLIIYIFYFTLTPIINTITMSFRNDDSGAWTLGNYQQIFTDINFNTALFNTLFITIVGIILQISIALLIALLMNKEFKGKGFFRTMMLIPMGIPTLVSGVTLLFIFGQTGYFNELLFRLGIVDTQPFWLGGGINTLFVIIFADMWKVLPLTILLLLAGLQSIPKDVYEASAIDGANSWHTFWSITLPLLKPSITMAIILRAIDSFRIFELPLVMAGNNTPVLSTFSYEAFRHSNYGVSGAAATILLLIIVIFIISYILIVERKNLKEVK; via the coding sequence ATGGAAATGAAAGCGAACCGTCTCAGCAAGACTCAGTCCTCTCCGAAACGATTTTTATCCATGTTGAAAAAGTATAAGTTAGAGACAGCTATGATTCTACCTTTAATCATCTACATTTTTTATTTTACCTTAACACCGATTATTAACACGATTACCATGAGCTTTAGAAATGACGATTCAGGAGCATGGACACTAGGAAATTATCAGCAAATCTTTACAGATATCAATTTTAATACGGCATTATTTAATACCCTTTTTATAACCATTGTAGGAATCATTCTGCAAATTAGTATTGCCTTATTGATTGCTCTTCTCATGAATAAAGAGTTTAAAGGGAAAGGGTTTTTCCGAACGATGATGCTTATCCCTATGGGGATTCCGACCTTGGTTTCTGGTGTTACATTGCTCTTTATCTTTGGCCAGACAGGTTACTTTAATGAACTTCTGTTTCGGTTAGGAATCGTAGATACCCAGCCATTTTGGCTTGGTGGAGGAATCAATACTTTATTTGTCATTATTTTTGCAGATATGTGGAAGGTTTTGCCTTTAACTATTCTATTATTATTAGCTGGACTGCAATCGATACCAAAAGATGTATATGAAGCTTCTGCTATTGATGGGGCAAACTCATGGCATACTTTCTGGTCCATAACCTTGCCACTATTGAAACCGTCTATTACGATGGCCATTATTTTACGAGCGATTGATTCATTCCGAATTTTTGAATTGCCTCTTGTCATGGCAGGTAATAATACTCCCGTACTCTCAACCTTTTCTTACGAGGCATTTCGTCACAGTAATTATGGGGTGTCAGGAGCTGCGGCAACCATTTTATTGTTAATCATTGTGATATTTATCATCAGCTATATCTTAATTGTTGAGAGAAAGAACTTGAAAGAGGTGAAGTAA
- a CDS encoding ROK family transcriptional regulator, which yields MELTMDYNSRQILNLIREQEALSRVEISERLEIPQPTVTRITNKLMKSNLLKEGKQGISSGGRRPTKLEFNENCYYSLGIELGRSAIKAALINLNGHLLSFRMKVTSGSESIDQIIEYVKEAVEEVMEESDIAKDRILGVGVGMPGPLNETVDHKVSPPNFYQEKNIPLKSLLEEAIQLPVTLDNDANAATVAEKWFGDGVGFTNFSYVLADIGIGCGLMLNDSLYKGLNGESGELGHMSINFPGELCHCGNYGCLETLSSLPAIEKNYMRMLSHKTGITHSDSKTSFEDIVKEANEGSMVAQQVLDQATQYLGIALSNLINLFAPQKVIIGGEFRKVNVQAFDKIHSTIEARVMGKSGKRIPIVKSKIEEAVVLGAGALVINEKFSLSLNSQTRQT from the coding sequence ATGGAATTAACAATGGATTATAATTCAAGGCAAATATTAAATTTAATACGGGAACAAGAAGCGCTGTCGCGTGTAGAGATAAGTGAAAGGTTAGAAATACCACAACCAACGGTTACACGCATTACGAACAAGCTGATGAAATCAAATTTGCTTAAAGAAGGTAAGCAAGGAATTTCTAGCGGCGGTAGACGTCCAACAAAGCTCGAGTTTAATGAAAATTGTTATTATTCATTAGGCATAGAATTAGGACGGTCGGCTATCAAAGCAGCTCTTATTAATTTAAATGGACACTTACTTTCATTCAGAATGAAAGTAACTAGCGGGTCAGAAAGTATCGATCAAATTATAGAGTATGTAAAGGAAGCTGTAGAAGAAGTTATGGAAGAGTCAGACATTGCTAAGGATCGTATTCTTGGTGTAGGAGTTGGGATGCCCGGTCCTCTTAATGAAACAGTCGATCATAAGGTCTCCCCGCCTAATTTTTATCAAGAAAAGAACATTCCTTTAAAAAGCTTATTGGAAGAAGCTATTCAGTTACCGGTCACACTTGATAATGACGCAAACGCTGCCACTGTTGCAGAGAAGTGGTTCGGTGACGGTGTAGGATTTACTAACTTTTCTTATGTATTGGCAGACATAGGGATAGGCTGCGGATTAATGCTGAATGACTCCCTATACAAAGGTTTAAACGGAGAGTCTGGTGAGCTGGGGCATATGAGCATTAATTTTCCTGGTGAGCTTTGTCATTGTGGAAATTACGGGTGCTTAGAAACATTATCCTCATTGCCAGCTATCGAAAAGAACTACATGAGAATGCTCAGCCACAAAACTGGAATAACTCATAGCGATTCAAAAACTTCCTTTGAAGACATTGTCAAAGAGGCTAATGAAGGTTCCATGGTAGCTCAACAAGTTCTGGATCAAGCAACGCAATACTTAGGAATAGCACTTTCCAACTTGATAAATTTGTTTGCTCCTCAAAAAGTCATCATTGGAGGTGAATTTCGTAAAGTAAATGTTCAGGCCTTTGATAAGATTCACTCAACCATTGAAGCAAGAGTGATGGGGAAGAGTGGAAAAAGGATTCCCATTGTGAAATCCAAAATTGAAGAAGCAGTTGTTCTTGGAGCGGGAGCTTTAGTTATAAACGAAAAGTTCTCATTGTCTTTAAATTCTCAAACTAGACAGACATAA
- a CDS encoding carbohydrate ABC transporter permease, producing MSRTWKKRFYKIGLSLSILLLGLLFISPLLWMIIASVKPETLIFKDMGIQSFLPKQATFDNYLAILFTDSVNFLKYMWNSLFSVGMIVLLGTVVNSLCAYALVKLKFPGSGFILVVIIALYVVPFESVLIPLYVVVNSFGWINEFPSLIVPFIAEAFSIFLFIQFFKGIPNELEEAAQIDGANPLQVFWKIVVPNSKPVFATAAILSFVTHWSDFMWPLIVATDDSIRTVQVGIQYLFTDNNIEYGQIMAALTLTTIPVVLIFIFFQRYYVQGITSSGVKG from the coding sequence ATGAGTCGAACATGGAAAAAGAGGTTTTACAAAATTGGATTATCCCTAAGTATCTTATTACTTGGACTTTTATTCATATCCCCTCTGTTATGGATGATTATTGCTTCAGTTAAACCAGAGACACTCATTTTTAAAGACATGGGCATTCAGTCTTTCTTGCCGAAACAAGCGACCTTTGATAACTATTTAGCTATCCTATTTACCGACAGTGTGAACTTTTTAAAGTATATGTGGAACAGCCTTTTCTCGGTCGGGATGATCGTTCTGCTTGGAACCGTCGTCAATTCATTATGTGCGTACGCCTTAGTGAAACTAAAGTTTCCAGGCAGTGGCTTCATTCTAGTGGTCATTATTGCTCTCTATGTCGTTCCATTTGAGAGCGTGCTGATTCCTCTTTATGTCGTGGTAAACAGCTTTGGGTGGATCAACGAATTTCCTTCCTTAATCGTGCCTTTTATTGCAGAAGCATTTAGTATCTTCTTGTTTATTCAATTCTTTAAAGGAATTCCGAACGAATTGGAGGAAGCGGCGCAAATTGACGGAGCCAATCCTCTTCAAGTCTTCTGGAAGATTGTCGTCCCTAACTCGAAGCCAGTGTTTGCAACGGCTGCTATTCTTTCCTTTGTGACTCATTGGAGTGACTTTATGTGGCCTTTAATCGTTGCAACAGATGATTCTATTCGTACTGTACAAGTAGGAATCCAATATTTGTTTACGGATAATAACATTGAATATGGCCAAATCATGGCCGCTTTAACTCTGACCACCATTCCTGTCGTATTGATTTTTATCTTCTTTCAGCGCTATTACGTACAGGGGATTACTTCAAGTGGTGTAAAAGGTTAA
- a CDS encoding amylo-alpha-1,6-glucosidase: MEYSVIKEGDLFLTTEQNGDIETDQDKGYGLYTKDTRFLNQLELMINGKKPSLLSSTAAKNYVASIRLMDHEDDHGAIEVVRDRFIYDGVCYEKITFTNYFPTSQIFEVSLSMDADFQDMFIVRQFRTGEVGKKTGRTYENESMKIGYKGKDDLTRETLIQWDTREKSISEDGTLTFELELNPKQEQAITISITPVIDGQSGTKLPFDQALTQLEASYEDWTEQGTKVLSDLPLFNDIFKRGAQDLRMLMSDVGYGNVPVAGLPWFAVPFGRDSLITALFMLPYRPDEVKGTLRTLAHYQGEKIDQHRDEQPGKIMHEIRFGELSTTNQTPFTPYYGTNDATPLFIVLAAEYYNWTGDLELIRELQPNIDRALEWINTYGDSDGYGFVQYAQEADKGFPNQGWKDSKNSIVHQDGQFAEAPIALAEVQGYVYQAKKNLAPIYRTLGLKESAEQLEMEMKQLQKKFEEDFWLEDERFYAIALDGKKKPVKSITSNPGHVLMSEMLDEKRAKDVAERLVGEELFNGYGLRTMTPQSAGYYPMSYHAGSVWPHDNAMCLIGLSRLGIKEEAIQIVEGMLEAAKGFEYLRLPELFCGHDSNLGYPVPYPTTCSPQAWSATSSFIFLQTLLGIQPKAGSKQIIIDPVLPKNMNLLKVEDMRIGEGVLSLDIKRNAGTYEVKVVNNTTGYTIQQKQDVDLQVKG, translated from the coding sequence ATGGAATATAGCGTAATTAAAGAGGGAGATCTATTCCTGACAACAGAGCAAAATGGAGATATAGAGACCGATCAAGATAAAGGGTATGGCTTATATACAAAAGATACCCGTTTTTTAAACCAGCTGGAATTAATGATAAATGGAAAGAAACCTTCATTACTTTCTTCCACTGCAGCTAAGAACTATGTGGCTTCTATCCGTTTGATGGATCATGAAGATGACCATGGGGCAATTGAAGTTGTTCGGGACCGCTTTATCTATGATGGAGTATGCTATGAAAAAATAACGTTTACCAACTACTTTCCCACTTCTCAAATCTTCGAAGTATCCTTATCCATGGATGCGGATTTTCAAGACATGTTTATTGTCCGTCAATTCAGAACTGGTGAGGTCGGAAAAAAGACAGGACGGACCTACGAAAATGAATCAATGAAGATTGGTTACAAAGGTAAAGATGATCTTACAAGAGAAACTTTGATTCAATGGGATACCAGGGAGAAAAGCATAAGTGAAGATGGAACTCTTACTTTTGAATTGGAATTAAATCCAAAACAAGAGCAAGCGATCACCATTTCCATTACACCAGTCATCGATGGCCAATCAGGAACAAAGCTTCCATTTGATCAAGCATTGACTCAACTGGAGGCATCTTACGAGGACTGGACTGAGCAAGGCACAAAAGTATTAAGCGACCTTCCGTTATTTAATGATATTTTCAAAAGAGGAGCCCAGGATCTCCGTATGCTCATGAGTGATGTGGGTTATGGAAATGTTCCTGTTGCAGGTCTCCCTTGGTTTGCTGTTCCATTTGGCAGGGATAGTTTGATTACAGCTTTGTTTATGCTGCCTTATCGTCCCGATGAAGTTAAAGGGACGCTTCGAACATTAGCTCATTATCAAGGTGAGAAAATAGATCAACATCGTGATGAGCAACCAGGTAAAATCATGCATGAAATTCGTTTTGGAGAATTATCAACGACCAATCAAACGCCTTTCACACCTTATTATGGAACGAACGATGCCACCCCTTTATTTATTGTGCTGGCAGCCGAGTACTACAATTGGACCGGAGACCTTGAACTCATTAGAGAGTTGCAGCCAAATATAGATCGAGCGTTAGAGTGGATCAATACGTATGGTGATTCTGACGGATACGGCTTCGTTCAATATGCACAAGAAGCAGATAAAGGCTTCCCAAATCAAGGATGGAAAGACTCTAAAAATTCAATCGTTCATCAAGATGGGCAATTTGCAGAAGCGCCTATTGCATTAGCCGAGGTTCAAGGCTATGTGTATCAGGCTAAGAAAAATTTAGCGCCTATTTATCGTACCCTGGGTCTGAAGGAATCAGCAGAACAATTAGAAATGGAAATGAAGCAATTACAGAAGAAATTTGAAGAGGATTTTTGGCTGGAGGATGAGCGTTTCTATGCTATTGCTCTAGATGGTAAGAAGAAGCCGGTCAAATCAATTACTTCCAACCCAGGTCATGTGCTTATGTCAGAAATGCTAGATGAGAAAAGAGCCAAAGATGTGGCCGAGCGTCTTGTAGGAGAAGAATTGTTTAATGGTTACGGCTTGCGTACGATGACTCCTCAATCAGCTGGTTACTATCCGATGAGCTACCATGCTGGAAGTGTATGGCCTCATGACAATGCGATGTGCCTCATCGGTTTAAGCCGTCTTGGAATAAAAGAGGAAGCCATCCAAATTGTAGAGGGGATGCTTGAGGCAGCAAAAGGCTTTGAATACTTGCGGTTACCTGAGCTTTTCTGTGGGCATGACAGCAATCTTGGTTATCCAGTTCCATATCCAACTACTTGCTCTCCACAAGCATGGTCCGCTACGTCTTCTTTTATATTTTTACAGACCCTATTAGGGATCCAACCTAAGGCTGGCAGCAAACAGATCATCATCGATCCAGTCCTTCCTAAAAATATGAACCTATTAAAAGTAGAAGACATGCGGATAGGTGAGGGTGTTTTATCACTTGATATTAAACGGAATGCGGGCACATATGAAGTTAAGGTTGTGAATAATACTACTGGATATACCATTCAACAAAAACAAGATGTTGATTTACAGGTAAAAGGATAA
- a CDS encoding carbohydrate ABC transporter permease, protein MEWLLNKIQGEKTFRLSFTYQQQKKWLGLFFSLPALVLLFTFLILPVGLAFVYSFMEYNMLNPAGKTFTGLSNYARLFQDAIFFTALKNTLYFSVLVVPLQCAVALGLAILVNKKVKTAVIGRVFFFSPVVTSMVVVAILWTFLYNVDSGLINSGLNFFGIPDQPFLLSEGQAMNSIIFMSVWQGAGFQMMIFLAGLKDVPETLYEAADIDGANAWQKFMNVTLPSLKNVTGFVLMITTIQAFRLFIQPYVMTNGGPSDSTKTLVFMLYENGFQFRDVGYSSAIAVVFFLVVLTVSLILKKVLNQ, encoded by the coding sequence ATGGAATGGTTGTTAAATAAAATTCAAGGAGAAAAAACCTTTCGCCTCTCGTTTACGTATCAACAGCAAAAGAAATGGTTAGGACTTTTTTTTTCATTACCAGCTTTGGTTCTCCTTTTTACTTTCTTAATTTTGCCTGTTGGATTAGCGTTCGTCTATAGTTTCATGGAATACAATATGTTAAATCCTGCTGGAAAAACATTCACAGGTCTAAGTAACTACGCTCGTTTGTTTCAGGATGCTATATTCTTTACAGCATTAAAGAATACGCTATATTTCTCAGTACTGGTTGTTCCGTTGCAATGTGCCGTTGCACTTGGTTTAGCGATTCTAGTAAACAAAAAAGTAAAAACGGCAGTCATTGGCAGAGTCTTCTTTTTCAGTCCAGTGGTCACATCTATGGTTGTAGTAGCCATATTATGGACGTTTCTTTATAACGTGGATAGCGGATTGATTAATAGCGGACTTAACTTTTTTGGTATTCCGGATCAGCCTTTCTTGTTAAGTGAAGGTCAAGCGATGAATTCAATAATATTCATGTCTGTATGGCAGGGGGCTGGCTTTCAGATGATGATCTTTCTAGCAGGGCTGAAGGATGTTCCAGAGACGTTATATGAAGCGGCTGATATTGATGGGGCCAACGCCTGGCAAAAATTTATGAACGTAACTCTGCCTTCTCTTAAGAATGTGACTGGGTTTGTTTTAATGATCACAACAATTCAAGCCTTCCGCTTGTTTATCCAGCCTTACGTTATGACAAACGGAGGACCTAGTGATTCTACTAAAACTCTAGTCTTCATGCTTTATGAAAATGGCTTCCAATTCCGGGATGTCGGATACTCCTCTGCCATTGCCGTTGTTTTCTTTCTTGTCGTGCTGACCGTATCTTTAATCTTAAAGAAAGTATTGAACCAATAG
- a CDS encoding carbohydrate ABC transporter permease produces MNRKRFQTWGIYATLILFATAMISPVYILLKVSISAPEEVNTAHPTFLVQDATFDHWMDILTTEKKTDTGLMIYRIEGDTYTVEDVDGNEHTLTSSNQFTINGVFKKISFLDENKEINLDRDGLQDLRDHLTTKKTFFGQKVIDNLYQPLGKSFIVATVTTIVAIFICAPAAYVISRLPSYIGYIVVLSLLVTRMFPDVGIALPVATRFLSWGMTDTSFGLILAHLIPNLPFLAWILVGTFATIPKDLEQSAMIDGANRITALARVVFPIAIPGIAVGSIFVWLNSWNEFIYARYLSTEVATLPLRIFEVITRGSIFPAAACSMILTIPVIIITFVLQRYMKSGMLSGAVKG; encoded by the coding sequence ATGAATCGAAAACGTTTTCAAACGTGGGGGATCTATGCCACTTTAATCTTATTTGCCACTGCCATGATTTCACCGGTCTATATTTTGCTTAAAGTATCGATTAGTGCACCTGAAGAAGTAAATACAGCGCACCCCACTTTCTTAGTTCAAGACGCAACGTTTGACCATTGGATGGATATTTTGACTACGGAGAAAAAGACTGATACAGGCTTAATGATTTACCGTATAGAGGGAGATACATATACGGTTGAAGATGTGGATGGAAATGAGCATACTCTGACAAGTTCGAACCAGTTCACGATCAACGGGGTATTTAAGAAAATTTCATTCCTCGATGAAAATAAGGAGATTAATCTAGACCGTGATGGGCTTCAAGATTTAAGGGATCATTTAACGACGAAAAAGACCTTTTTCGGTCAAAAAGTAATCGATAATTTATATCAGCCACTTGGAAAAAGTTTTATTGTTGCTACGGTGACCACGATTGTAGCTATATTCATTTGTGCGCCAGCTGCTTATGTTATATCAAGACTTCCTAGCTATATCGGATACATTGTTGTTCTTTCTTTACTCGTAACCCGGATGTTTCCGGATGTAGGGATTGCTCTTCCTGTAGCTACTCGTTTTCTATCATGGGGAATGACGGATACCTCTTTCGGATTAATCTTAGCTCACTTGATTCCGAATCTACCATTCTTAGCGTGGATTCTGGTGGGTACATTTGCAACAATTCCAAAAGACTTAGAGCAATCGGCAATGATCGATGGAGCCAATCGTATTACTGCTTTAGCAAGAGTTGTTTTTCCGATTGCTATTCCAGGGATTGCTGTAGGATCCATCTTTGTATGGTTGAATTCTTGGAACGAGTTCATCTATGCAAGATATCTATCAACAGAAGTAGCTACCTTGCCATTGAGAATTTTTGAAGTAATTACGAGGGGAAGTATATTCCCAGCAGCCGCTTGCTCTATGATTCTCACAATTCCAGTTATCATTATTACTTTTGTGCTTCAGCGTTATATGAAATCAGGAATGCTGTCTGGAGCTGTAAAAGGTTAA
- a CDS encoding sugar ABC transporter substrate-binding protein, which yields MKKSMKLIFAAMLSILLLAACSSNQSSSSNSNEESSNNSEETKEDQSGTLRVAFGMGESEWKVFENEIIPAFEQETGIKVSPIAIESDNLINKLTAEVDSGNFSVDMFAQDVNNLSALVDRDLVEDLSDYKSEIPDSVISGMVDVSTFEDQLLFMPYRPNVEIAFYNQKKFDKYGMKPPENWDELLETAKTFKEEEGQGRVAMKANLGGDNVLHMFDFIRQAGGDPYVLNDEGSIKAFTFMQELYPYLAEQSSKATWDTMNQYLEKDSVYLGQNWPFYIPQFHEHGKDEIKAYSGWSGPEKEAHTLGGEVIGIPKGSKKVDEAMQFAQFLMSKEVQELLVSELAWPSVRSDAYGSVQGYQKPYFEAIKNALEHAEPRGNVPYWGDAESIYTEAFQKIVVEGGDVEENLNTAAEQLQKLQNQ from the coding sequence ATGAAGAAATCTATGAAACTAATTTTTGCTGCCATGTTGTCTATCCTGTTGTTAGCTGCCTGTTCTTCAAATCAGAGCTCGTCTAGTAATAGTAATGAAGAAAGCAGCAACAACTCGGAAGAAACAAAAGAGGACCAGTCCGGAACGTTGCGTGTAGCTTTTGGTATGGGAGAAAGTGAATGGAAAGTGTTTGAAAATGAAATCATCCCTGCTTTTGAACAAGAAACAGGGATTAAAGTCAGCCCCATTGCTATCGAAAGTGACAATCTTATTAATAAGCTGACAGCAGAGGTTGATTCAGGAAACTTTTCCGTTGATATGTTTGCACAAGACGTAAACAACCTGTCCGCACTGGTTGATCGAGATTTAGTGGAAGACTTATCTGATTATAAAAGTGAAATTCCTGACTCTGTGATTTCAGGGATGGTCGATGTTTCGACTTTCGAAGATCAATTACTATTTATGCCTTATCGTCCTAACGTAGAGATTGCCTTCTATAATCAGAAGAAATTTGATAAGTACGGTATGAAGCCGCCTGAGAATTGGGACGAGCTATTAGAAACCGCAAAAACGTTCAAAGAAGAAGAAGGACAAGGACGCGTGGCTATGAAGGCAAACCTAGGTGGAGACAATGTCCTTCATATGTTTGATTTCATCCGTCAAGCGGGTGGAGATCCTTATGTACTGAATGATGAAGGAAGCATTAAAGCATTTACATTTATGCAAGAACTTTACCCTTATCTAGCCGAGCAAAGCTCAAAAGCTACTTGGGATACAATGAATCAATATTTAGAAAAAGATAGTGTGTATCTGGGACAGAACTGGCCTTTCTATATTCCACAGTTCCACGAGCATGGTAAAGATGAAATCAAAGCATATAGTGGCTGGAGCGGACCTGAGAAAGAGGCTCATACGTTAGGTGGAGAAGTAATCGGAATACCTAAAGGCTCTAAAAAAGTGGATGAAGCTATGCAGTTTGCCCAATTCTTGATGTCTAAAGAAGTTCAAGAGCTGCTTGTAAGTGAATTGGCATGGCCTTCCGTCCGTTCAGATGCTTATGGATCCGTTCAGGGCTACCAGAAACCTTATTTCGAAGCGATTAAAAATGCGTTAGAGCATGCTGAACCACGTGGGAATGTCCCTTACTGGGGTGACGCTGAATCAATCTATACAGAAGCCTTTCAAAAGATCGTTGTTGAAGGCGGAGATGTCGAAGAAAATCTGAATACAGCAGCTGAACAATTACAAAAATTACAGAATCAATAA
- a CDS encoding YesL family protein, producing the protein MFGINERTTSLMKNFTNMILLNLLWILCSLPILTIGPSTAAMTNVIRSWKIDQEDSVFRSYFNGFRRYAKSGWIGTLWLLGGLVLIIDVLLFFQISSSLKVFILSIAGMALILYLLTTTFLFPVLVHYETSGFKLIKKSFTHAFMDGSTSIGIVLLWTAAGTLIYIMPILTFLLVVPVFMVTFRFCLRSFDKVGVNV; encoded by the coding sequence ATGTTTGGGATAAATGAAAGGACAACTTCACTAATGAAGAACTTTACCAATATGATCCTATTAAATCTTTTGTGGATTCTATGTTCTTTACCTATCCTAACGATCGGTCCATCGACAGCAGCTATGACCAATGTCATTCGGAGCTGGAAAATCGATCAAGAGGACAGCGTTTTCCGGAGTTATTTTAATGGATTTCGCAGATATGCGAAATCAGGATGGATTGGCACACTCTGGTTATTGGGGGGATTAGTATTAATCATTGATGTCCTTCTTTTTTTCCAAATTAGCAGTTCTTTAAAAGTGTTTATCCTTTCGATTGCAGGGATGGCGCTCATTCTTTATCTTCTAACTACGACGTTTTTATTTCCTGTTTTGGTCCATTACGAAACGAGTGGATTTAAGCTAATTAAGAAATCCTTCACTCATGCATTTATGGATGGTTCTACTTCCATCGGTATTGTTCTTTTGTGGACGGCAGCAGGTACACTTATCTATATTATGCCAATCCTTACATTTCTTCTTGTTGTTCCTGTTTTCATGGTAACATTCAGGTTTTGCCTCCGATCATTTGATAAAGTAGGAGTTAATGTTTAA